In one window of Candidatus Nealsonbacteria bacterium DNA:
- the mreC gene encoding rod shape-determining protein MreC: MQEFKLKNLNKKKKGVWIILIPGIILFILFFSFSATISNSFYNFSQPFQRTFWSLGESFSDVFLSFTDSGNLRRERDQLFEERVGFISEIASLRELREENETLRTALEFNLQEDFDLLMADVLGRDILQDIILVDRGLLDGVVVGMPVITENKIVVGRVFEVYDNFSKIALVSYTEGLFNVEIQNRQTIGVVRGQGRGKMLLDFVSKDAEISDGDIIMTAIADGIFPSGLPIGVIRNIERSDLEAFQKSDVVSFLNIRRIRKVFIIKDYPI, translated from the coding sequence ATGCAAGAATTTAAGTTAAAAAATCTCAATAAAAAGAAAAAAGGAGTTTGGATTATTCTAATCCCAGGCATTATTTTGTTTATTCTTTTTTTCTCTTTTTCAGCGACTATATCTAATTCTTTTTATAATTTTTCCCAACCTTTTCAAAGAACTTTTTGGAGCTTAGGGGAGTCATTCTCAGATGTTTTTTTATCTTTTACAGATTCAGGCAATCTTAGGCGAGAAAGGGATCAATTATTTGAAGAAAGAGTTGGTTTTATATCAGAAATTGCTTCACTAAGAGAGTTGCGGGAAGAAAATGAAACCCTGCGAACAGCCCTAGAATTTAATCTTCAAGAAGATTTTGATCTTTTAATGGCAGATGTTTTGGGAAGAGACATTTTGCAAGACATAATCTTAGTTGACCGTGGTTTACTAGACGGTGTAGTTGTCGGAATGCCCGTTATTACGGAGAATAAAATAGTAGTAGGAAGAGTTTTTGAAGTCTATGATAATTTTTCTAAAATTGCCCTTGTATCGTATACAGAGGGTCTTTTTAATGTTGAAATTCAGAATAGACAAACAATAGGAGTTGTTAGGGGTCAGGGCCGAGGAAAGATGTTGTTAGATTTTGTGTCAAAAGATGCAGAAATAAGTGATGGTGATATTATTATGACCGCTATTGCGGATGGAATTTTTCCATCCGGATTACCCATAGGAGTAATTAGAAACATTGAGAGAAGCGACCTCGAAGCCTTTCAGAAGTCTGATGTAGTTTCTTTTTTAAATATAAGAAGAATCAGAAAAGTTTTCATTATTAAAGATTATCCTATATGA